One window of Streptomyces sp. NBC_00273 genomic DNA carries:
- a CDS encoding MBL fold metallo-hydrolase, which translates to MTLAPSRTPAHPERLEQGHPFRQWKTWRIPGTELTLTGYSRANDKTFFHVPELRCALDAGLVEGRQPETVFLTHTHHDHSKDLDHLAARPDGVDIHLPAAAVPYVESFLRASAELNHGTAYDPALAAGCRLHGVRGGDEFTFGRRGHHVRVVECVHKVPCVGYAFAERRKALLPEYEELRHDLAAQGRGAEFGRILARRRKEGAEVEREVRKPLFAFLGDTHVSVFEDNPWLFEYPVIITECTFLDDAELERADRVGHTVWSRLKPVVEAHPDTLFVLTHFSLRHSDQDVLDFFRDERLDNVLLWVHPDSRLPEQHQHG; encoded by the coding sequence ATGACACTGGCCCCTTCGCGGACACCCGCCCATCCCGAACGGCTGGAGCAAGGACACCCGTTCCGCCAGTGGAAGACCTGGCGCATACCCGGCACCGAGCTGACGCTCACCGGGTACTCGCGCGCCAACGACAAGACGTTCTTCCACGTCCCCGAACTGCGCTGCGCGCTCGACGCGGGCCTGGTGGAAGGGCGTCAGCCGGAGACCGTCTTCCTCACCCACACCCACCACGACCATTCCAAGGACCTCGACCACCTCGCGGCCAGGCCCGACGGGGTCGACATCCACCTGCCCGCCGCGGCGGTGCCGTACGTGGAGTCCTTTCTACGGGCCTCCGCCGAACTGAACCACGGCACCGCCTACGATCCGGCCCTCGCCGCGGGTTGCCGGCTCCACGGGGTGCGCGGCGGAGACGAGTTCACCTTCGGGCGCCGCGGCCACCACGTACGGGTGGTGGAGTGCGTGCACAAGGTGCCTTGCGTGGGGTACGCCTTCGCCGAACGCCGCAAGGCCCTGCTGCCCGAGTACGAGGAACTGCGCCACGACCTCGCCGCACAGGGCCGGGGCGCGGAGTTCGGCCGCATCCTGGCACGGCGGCGCAAGGAGGGCGCCGAGGTCGAACGCGAGGTGCGCAAGCCGCTGTTCGCCTTCCTCGGCGACACCCATGTCAGCGTCTTCGAGGACAATCCGTGGCTCTTCGAGTATCCGGTGATCATCACCGAGTGCACGTTTCTCGACGACGCCGAACTGGAGCGGGCCGACCGGGTCGGACACACCGTCTGGAGCCGGCTGAAGCCCGTCGTCGAGGCCCACCCGGACACCCTTTTCGTCCTCACCCACTTCAGCCTGCGTCACTCGGACCAGGACGTCCTGGACTTCTTCCGCGACGAGCGGCTCGACAACGTACTGCTGTGGGTGCACCCGGACAGCCGACTGCCCGAGCAGCACCAGCACGGCTGA
- a CDS encoding TetR/AcrR family transcriptional regulator has product MAGRPRGVEDEVILRAATEVMGRVGPSGLTLAAVAREVGLVPGTLVQRFGSKRGLILALADRSVRDTEALPDRIRGEQGSALGALAALLAQWMTPMVSPETFANHLAFLCTDLTDPELHERALAVHRAQRRAVGTLLAAAVSTGELRATTDVEALTATVQAVTSGAGLIWALDREGALVQRVRHGLDAVLAPHVATATDAAAATAASTT; this is encoded by the coding sequence GTGGCCGGACGTCCCCGCGGGGTGGAAGACGAGGTGATCCTGCGTGCGGCGACCGAGGTGATGGGGCGGGTGGGGCCGTCCGGGCTGACCCTGGCGGCGGTGGCCCGCGAGGTCGGCCTGGTCCCCGGCACGCTCGTGCAGCGGTTCGGCTCCAAGCGCGGCCTGATCCTGGCACTGGCCGATCGGTCCGTGCGGGACACGGAGGCACTGCCCGACCGGATCCGCGGGGAGCAGGGCTCGGCGCTCGGCGCCCTGGCCGCCCTCCTCGCGCAGTGGATGACTCCGATGGTCTCGCCGGAGACCTTCGCCAACCACCTGGCGTTCCTGTGCACGGACCTCACGGACCCCGAGCTGCACGAGCGGGCCCTCGCCGTGCACCGGGCCCAGCGCCGGGCGGTCGGAACGCTGCTGGCGGCGGCCGTTTCCACGGGCGAGCTCCGTGCCACGACGGATGTCGAGGCGCTGACCGCCACCGTGCAGGCCGTCACCTCCGGGGCGGGTCTCATCTGGGCGCTCGACCGCGAGGGCGCCCTCGTGCAGCGCGTCCGGCACGGGCTCGACGCCGTACTGGCCCCCCACGTCGCCACCGCAACCGACGCCGCCGCTGCCACCGCCGCCTCCACCACGTGA
- a CDS encoding GNAT family N-acetyltransferase, whose product MINTPSRVELRPLTASDQDEFCTLVRASSELHRPWMQLPSTAQEFQVWTRRFDDGTNLGFLVRARETGATVGMVNINSIIRGRYQGASLGYAAFAPSAGRGYMTEGVAATLRYAFTDLRLHRLEANIQPANTASLALVQRLGFRYEGLSPAYLYIDGDWRDHERWAVTAPSPWTPDPSLPEV is encoded by the coding sequence ATGATCAATACGCCGTCACGGGTCGAACTGCGCCCGCTCACCGCCTCCGACCAGGACGAGTTCTGCACGCTCGTGCGGGCCAGCTCCGAGCTGCACCGGCCATGGATGCAGCTACCGTCGACCGCGCAGGAGTTCCAGGTCTGGACGCGCCGCTTCGACGACGGCACCAACTTGGGCTTTCTGGTCCGTGCCCGGGAGACCGGCGCGACCGTCGGCATGGTGAACATCAACTCGATCATCCGGGGCCGCTACCAGGGCGCGTCCCTCGGCTACGCGGCCTTCGCCCCGTCCGCGGGGCGCGGCTACATGACCGAAGGGGTCGCCGCCACCCTGCGGTACGCCTTCACCGACCTGCGGCTCCACCGGCTGGAGGCCAACATCCAGCCGGCGAACACGGCGTCCCTGGCCCTGGTCCAGCGGCTGGGCTTCCGCTACGAGGGGCTCTCGCCCGCCTACCTCTACATCGACGGGGACTGGCGGGACCACGAACGCTGGGCCGTCACCGCACCGAGCCCCTGGACACCCGATCCGTCCCTTCCCGAGGTCTGA
- a CDS encoding aldo/keto reductase: MNANDRVGSISIASEIDCRSLQIGLIDSQLRLTLRCATVKPDKTRSQSVQNQVDTTRLGREGPEITRLGLGTWAIGGPYEHGWGPVDDAVSVRTVLHAVDRGLNWLDTAPAYGCGHSEEVVGAALRQLNPSERPLVFTKCGRVWDAENPGKVVSDLRPSSIRQECEASLKRLGVDRIDLYQIHRPDARTGTSIEDSWATLAELVDEGKVRWIGLSNVDRDLLDRCEAVRHVDSLQPSLSLLDRKSLPLLDWCQEHGTGVIAYSPLASGLLTGAFDHARVGALAPDDWRKRSSKFAEPALTHKLAVVDALRTIADPLGHTVSELALAWVLTRPGVSGAIVGARLPGQVDSWAGTTKVTVSDDTLREIEAVAVVP, translated from the coding sequence GTGAACGCGAATGATCGCGTGGGATCCATATCCATCGCGAGCGAGATCGATTGTCGATCGCTTCAAATCGGCCTCATCGACAGCCAGTTACGCCTCACGTTAAGATGCGCGACCGTGAAGCCAGACAAGACGCGATCGCAATCCGTCCAGAATCAGGTCGACACCACGCGCCTGGGGCGCGAAGGCCCCGAGATCACCCGCCTGGGACTGGGTACCTGGGCCATCGGCGGACCGTACGAGCACGGGTGGGGGCCGGTCGACGACGCCGTTTCGGTACGGACCGTCCTGCATGCGGTCGATCGCGGCCTCAATTGGCTCGATACCGCGCCCGCCTACGGGTGTGGCCACTCGGAAGAGGTCGTGGGGGCGGCGCTGAGGCAACTCAATCCGTCCGAAAGGCCTTTGGTCTTCACCAAATGCGGTCGCGTCTGGGACGCCGAGAATCCCGGAAAGGTCGTGTCCGACCTGCGGCCGAGCAGTATCCGCCAGGAGTGCGAGGCCAGCCTGAAACGCCTGGGCGTGGACCGGATCGATCTCTATCAGATCCACCGGCCGGATGCCCGGACCGGCACGTCGATCGAGGATTCCTGGGCCACGCTCGCGGAACTCGTCGACGAGGGCAAGGTCCGTTGGATCGGGCTGTCGAACGTGGACCGTGACCTGCTCGACCGCTGCGAGGCGGTCCGGCACGTGGACTCGTTGCAGCCGTCCCTGAGCCTTCTCGACCGGAAGTCGCTCCCGCTCCTCGACTGGTGTCAGGAGCACGGCACGGGCGTCATCGCCTACTCGCCCCTGGCCTCCGGGTTGTTGACCGGAGCCTTCGACCACGCGCGCGTCGGGGCGCTCGCGCCCGACGACTGGCGCAAGAGGTCCTCGAAGTTCGCCGAGCCCGCACTGACCCACAAGCTGGCCGTCGTCGACGCGCTGCGGACCATCGCCGACCCGCTCGGGCACACGGTTTCCGAGCTCGCCCTCGCCTGGGTGCTCACCCGGCCCGGGGTGAGCGGGGCGATCGTCGGCGCGCGCCTTCCCGGCCAGGTCGACAGTTGGGCGGGCACCACGAAGGTGACCGTGTCCGACGACACCCTGCGGGAGATCGAGGCCGTCGCCGTCGTGCCGTAG
- a CDS encoding ABC transporter ATP-binding protein: MSEQQTEHRKTAAPPAPPEFKYTWGQHNETMEALSLGQMARRVPSALRQTARLALAVNRTAFHVLVGAQVLGGICTAAALAAISRAMVPLLTGDGIEERISAAAWPLVVAAAMTALGALASIASGSAARRLNPGMATLADLAMVDAHMDVELAAYDAPDFTERSEAAETGSARSAMLLQDALGFTSGLIDMVAVASVLAVVHPVLLPLLLLSVVPRGLGSVYAARLDYRLHNQTVASRNIKHMMRWHLTTPKLADELRGNSMRPYAHHWYAAVCERIDSRMVSSAPRYLTVYLIAATASGVFVVATYGALAGLVIGGYMAIAAAGTAIVAMRTSTAALSQLVVYGAAMFQHALYLGDYTAFVAEAAEKSGPRGPQVMEAAPEKIRLEEATYTYPGKDTPSLGPVSLTLSRGEVIAVVGENGAGKSTLIRLLTSLTAPTSGVVSWDGVPTADADQRTAWQHVGLVTQSYGYWPFSARENITLGQPDPRGEEAVWDALDAVGMRAAVQEFPDGLDTLLARSIWGGHEPSGGQWQRLACGRAFHRKPGLLVMDEPTSAMDPRGEHMVFSGLRDMKDDRITVIVTHRMENCRLADRIIVLDAGRITEQGGYEELVRLDGSFAELVRLSQDR, translated from the coding sequence ATGTCCGAGCAGCAGACCGAGCACCGCAAGACGGCCGCACCACCGGCCCCACCCGAGTTCAAGTACACCTGGGGCCAGCACAACGAGACCATGGAGGCGCTGTCGCTCGGGCAGATGGCCCGCCGGGTTCCGTCCGCCCTCCGGCAGACCGCGCGGCTCGCGCTCGCCGTCAACCGCACCGCGTTCCACGTACTGGTCGGCGCCCAGGTCCTCGGCGGGATCTGCACGGCGGCAGCGCTCGCGGCGATCTCGCGGGCGATGGTCCCGCTCCTGACCGGCGACGGCATCGAGGAACGGATCTCGGCGGCGGCCTGGCCGCTGGTCGTCGCGGCTGCCATGACGGCGCTCGGGGCGCTGGCCTCCATCGCCTCGGGCAGCGCGGCCCGCCGCCTGAATCCCGGCATGGCCACCCTCGCCGACCTCGCCATGGTCGACGCCCACATGGACGTCGAACTCGCCGCGTACGACGCTCCCGACTTCACCGAGCGCTCCGAGGCCGCCGAGACCGGATCCGCCCGCTCCGCCATGCTGCTCCAGGACGCCCTCGGCTTCACCAGCGGCCTGATCGACATGGTCGCCGTGGCGTCCGTCCTCGCGGTGGTCCATCCCGTGCTGCTGCCGCTGCTCCTGCTGTCGGTGGTCCCGCGCGGCCTCGGCTCGGTCTACGCCGCCCGCCTCGACTACCGCCTGCACAACCAGACGGTCGCCTCCCGCAACATCAAGCACATGATGCGCTGGCACCTGACCACCCCGAAGCTCGCCGACGAGCTGCGCGGCAACAGCATGCGTCCGTACGCCCACCACTGGTACGCGGCGGTCTGCGAGCGCATCGACTCCAGGATGGTCAGCTCCGCGCCCCGCTACCTCACCGTCTACCTGATCGCGGCCACCGCCTCGGGGGTCTTCGTCGTGGCGACCTACGGCGCCCTCGCCGGGCTGGTCATCGGCGGGTACATGGCGATCGCCGCCGCCGGTACGGCGATCGTCGCCATGCGGACCTCCACCGCCGCGCTCTCGCAGCTCGTCGTGTACGGGGCGGCCATGTTCCAGCACGCCCTCTACCTCGGCGACTACACCGCCTTCGTCGCCGAGGCCGCCGAGAAGTCCGGTCCGCGGGGCCCGCAGGTCATGGAGGCCGCACCGGAGAAGATCCGGCTGGAGGAGGCCACGTACACCTACCCCGGCAAGGACACCCCCTCGCTCGGACCGGTCTCCCTGACCCTGTCCCGGGGCGAGGTCATCGCCGTCGTCGGCGAGAACGGCGCGGGCAAGTCCACCCTGATCCGGCTGCTGACCTCACTGACCGCCCCGACGTCCGGCGTCGTCTCCTGGGACGGGGTCCCGACCGCCGACGCCGACCAGCGCACCGCCTGGCAGCACGTCGGCCTCGTCACCCAGTCGTACGGGTACTGGCCCTTCTCCGCCCGGGAGAACATCACGCTCGGCCAGCCCGACCCGCGCGGCGAGGAAGCCGTCTGGGACGCGCTGGACGCGGTCGGCATGCGGGCGGCGGTCCAGGAGTTCCCGGACGGCCTGGACACCCTGCTGGCCCGCTCGATCTGGGGCGGGCACGAGCCTTCGGGCGGCCAGTGGCAGCGCCTGGCGTGCGGGCGGGCGTTCCACCGGAAGCCGGGGCTGCTGGTCATGGACGAGCCGACGTCGGCCATGGACCCGCGCGGTGAGCACATGGTGTTCTCCGGGCTGCGAGACATGAAGGACGACCGCATCACGGTGATCGTCACCCACCGGATGGAGAACTGCCGCCTCGCCGACCGGATCATCGTCCTCGACGCGGGACGGATCACCGAGCAGGGCGGTTACGAGGAGCTGGTGCGACTGGACGGCTCCTTCGCCGAGCTGGTCCGGCTCTCCCAGGACCGGTAG
- a CDS encoding tyrosinase family protein: MCPQPVVHVRKNVWTLPEDDLTLAHYAAAVTEMKGRDADDPTSWAYQAAIHGTAETPPKPLWNSCKHGSWYFLSWHRMYLWYFERIVRAAVVDLGGPADWALPFWDYDADPSQARIPPAFREEEGGANPLFAERAHRLNLGAPLPFEITSPAYALGRTQFVGEAEFGGGITPDGDAFWNRDGAVESTPHNAVHSHIGRWMGRTDTAALDPIFWLHHANIDRLWHTWASRPGHDNPTDPRWITQEYRFFDADGSERTLAASAIVDIAGQLGYTYESPVPVPAPPPVPPPTPSPVPEASMSSPNESGPVPPKRREMAGASQDTVQLVGRAASVTVPIDQRTTRSLGAALGVPVPEADRRVYLNVEDIEGEQNPDTVYGIYVNLPDGASRELAESHRVGNLSFFGIERAQDPRGDEHPHGLRVTVEITPLVRRLAAQNAWDDRALRVTFLPLGALGPVDAVDAETEDPPVEIGRVSLGYT; this comes from the coding sequence GTGTGCCCTCAGCCGGTCGTGCACGTGCGCAAGAACGTGTGGACCCTGCCGGAAGACGACCTGACCCTCGCGCACTACGCGGCAGCCGTCACCGAGATGAAGGGGCGGGACGCGGACGACCCCACGAGCTGGGCCTACCAGGCGGCCATCCACGGGACGGCCGAGACACCGCCGAAACCGCTGTGGAACAGCTGCAAGCACGGCTCGTGGTACTTCCTCTCCTGGCACCGCATGTACCTCTGGTACTTCGAGCGGATCGTCCGCGCCGCGGTCGTGGACCTGGGCGGTCCGGCCGACTGGGCGCTGCCGTTCTGGGACTACGACGCCGACCCCTCGCAGGCCCGGATCCCGCCGGCCTTCCGCGAAGAGGAAGGCGGCGCCAACCCCCTGTTCGCCGAGCGGGCGCACCGCCTCAACCTGGGTGCACCACTACCCTTCGAGATCACCTCCCCGGCCTATGCGCTGGGGCGCACCCAGTTCGTCGGCGAGGCCGAGTTCGGCGGCGGGATCACACCGGACGGCGATGCCTTCTGGAACCGGGACGGAGCCGTCGAGAGCACCCCGCACAACGCCGTGCACAGCCACATCGGCCGTTGGATGGGGAGGACCGACACGGCGGCGCTGGACCCGATCTTCTGGCTCCACCACGCCAACATCGACCGCCTCTGGCACACATGGGCGAGCCGCCCGGGACACGACAACCCGACGGACCCGCGCTGGATCACCCAGGAGTACCGATTCTTCGACGCCGACGGGAGCGAACGGACACTGGCGGCGTCCGCCATCGTCGACATCGCCGGTCAGCTGGGGTACACGTACGAGTCGCCCGTACCGGTTCCTGCGCCACCTCCAGTTCCTCCCCCGACCCCCTCCCCCGTACCCGAGGCGTCGATGAGCAGTCCGAACGAGTCCGGGCCGGTGCCGCCCAAGCGGCGCGAGATGGCCGGCGCCTCCCAGGACACCGTGCAGCTCGTCGGTCGCGCGGCGAGCGTCACCGTACCGATCGACCAACGGACGACGCGGTCGCTCGGCGCGGCGCTGGGCGTCCCCGTCCCCGAGGCCGACCGGCGCGTGTACCTCAACGTCGAGGACATCGAGGGCGAGCAGAACCCGGACACGGTCTACGGCATCTACGTCAACCTGCCCGACGGAGCCTCCCGCGAACTGGCGGAGAGCCACCGCGTGGGCAACCTCTCCTTCTTCGGCATCGAGCGGGCCCAGGATCCCCGCGGCGACGAGCACCCGCACGGTCTGCGGGTGACCGTGGAGATCACCCCGCTCGTGCGCAGGCTGGCGGCGCAGAACGCGTGGGACGACCGTGCGCTGCGCGTGACGTTCCTGCCGCTCGGTGCGCTCGGCCCGGTCGACGCGGTCGATGCGGAGACCGAGGACCCGCCCGTCGAGATCGGGCGGGTCAGCCTCGGCTACACCTGA
- a CDS encoding ASCH domain-containing protein, which produces MNSQSLYFHPDYLDAVRAGRKTTTVRFRDPVEAGPVSLVFELDEEVVLPGVVTQVTEKTVARLSDVDARADGFRDLAELHDRLRYHYPDIGPADTITVVHFRPVR; this is translated from the coding sequence ATGAACTCGCAGTCCCTGTACTTCCATCCCGACTACCTCGACGCCGTGCGGGCCGGCCGGAAGACCACCACCGTCCGCTTCCGTGACCCGGTGGAGGCGGGCCCCGTCAGCCTGGTGTTCGAACTGGACGAGGAGGTGGTCCTGCCGGGTGTCGTCACGCAGGTCACCGAGAAGACGGTCGCCCGGCTCAGCGACGTGGACGCCCGGGCGGACGGCTTCCGCGACCTGGCCGAGCTCCACGACAGGCTCCGGTACCACTACCCCGACATCGGGCCGGCCGACACCATCACGGTCGTGCACTTCCGGCCGGTGCGCTGA
- a CDS encoding flavoprotein, whose translation MTTKTLHLLCSAAPPVFDVARVIEDAQARGWDVCLGLTPTAAHWLSESLDGLAALTGHPVRWQYKLPGQPDVWPAADALLFAPATFNTINAWALGLTHNFVVGLAAEATGKGTPVIAMPCTNTALAAHPQFDVSLNTLRNAGVELLQGETGYAPDPADPDAPIHFPWPTAINALGALDRAVPQI comes from the coding sequence ATGACCACGAAGACCCTTCACCTGCTCTGCTCCGCCGCCCCGCCCGTCTTCGACGTCGCCCGGGTCATCGAGGACGCCCAGGCCCGCGGCTGGGACGTGTGCCTCGGCCTCACCCCCACCGCAGCGCACTGGCTCTCCGAAAGCCTCGACGGACTCGCCGCTCTCACCGGCCATCCCGTCCGCTGGCAGTACAAGCTCCCCGGCCAGCCCGACGTGTGGCCCGCGGCCGATGCCCTCCTCTTCGCACCCGCCACCTTCAACACCATCAACGCGTGGGCCCTCGGCCTCACCCACAACTTCGTGGTCGGCCTCGCCGCCGAAGCGACCGGCAAGGGCACGCCCGTCATCGCGATGCCCTGCACCAACACCGCCCTCGCGGCCCACCCCCAGTTCGACGTCTCCCTGAACACCCTGCGCAACGCCGGAGTCGAACTCCTCCAGGGCGAAACCGGATACGCCCCCGACCCCGCCGACCCCGACGCCCCGATCCACTTCCCCTGGCCCACCGCCATCAATGCCCTGGGTGCCCTCGACCGCGCCGTGCCCCAGATCTAG
- a CDS encoding SDR family oxidoreductase — protein sequence MTTKTPRLAGRVALVAGGTRGGGRGIAIELGAAGATVYVTGRSSGTSRSDLDRPETIEETAEKITAAGGVGVPVRTDHSDPEEVRALVARIAAEQDGRLDVLVNSVWGGDPLTDWEHPLWEQDLDRGLRLLRRAVETHVITSRYALPLMVARGSGLVVEVTDGNTARYRGSFFYDMAKSAVIRLAVAQAAELRPHGVAAVSLTPGFLRSEALLEHFGVTEANWRDGAAEDPNFAHSETPAYLGRAVVALAADPDVIARSGRALATWDLYKEYGFTDADGTQPDFAAHWAKNLEAEYGPLGDPL from the coding sequence ATGACGACGAAGACACCACGGCTCGCCGGAAGGGTCGCACTGGTCGCCGGCGGCACCCGGGGCGGCGGGCGGGGTATCGCCATCGAGCTCGGAGCCGCCGGGGCGACCGTCTACGTGACCGGCCGCAGCAGCGGAACCTCGCGCTCCGACCTCGACCGCCCCGAGACCATCGAGGAGACGGCGGAGAAGATCACCGCCGCCGGAGGGGTGGGCGTCCCGGTCCGCACCGACCACAGCGACCCGGAAGAAGTCCGGGCCCTCGTGGCGCGGATCGCGGCGGAGCAGGACGGCCGGCTCGACGTCCTGGTCAACTCCGTCTGGGGCGGCGACCCGCTCACCGACTGGGAGCACCCTCTGTGGGAGCAGGACCTGGACCGGGGCCTGCGCCTCCTGCGTCGAGCCGTGGAGACCCATGTGATCACCAGCCGGTACGCGCTGCCCCTCATGGTCGCCCGCGGGAGCGGCCTGGTCGTGGAGGTCACCGACGGCAACACCGCCCGCTACCGCGGCTCCTTCTTCTACGACATGGCGAAGTCGGCGGTGATCCGGCTGGCGGTCGCGCAGGCCGCCGAGCTGCGGCCGCACGGCGTCGCGGCCGTCTCCCTGACGCCGGGCTTCCTGCGCTCGGAGGCGCTGCTGGAGCATTTCGGCGTCACCGAGGCCAACTGGCGCGACGGCGCCGCCGAGGACCCGAACTTCGCCCACTCCGAGACTCCCGCCTACCTGGGGCGGGCCGTCGTGGCCCTGGCAGCCGACCCGGACGTCATCGCCAGGAGCGGCCGGGCGCTGGCCACTTGGGACCTCTACAAGGAGTACGGGTTCACGGATGCCGACGGCACCCAGCCCGACTTCGCCGCGCACTGGGCCAAGAACTTGGAGGCGGAGTACGGCCCCCTCGGCGACCCGCTCTGA
- a CDS encoding DUF7824 domain-containing protein, protein MIKGEFAVPSLSALADEVAAVLAGRHDPGVVPFERVLNAVVSHDFRDREAVAASLGSVPREFKVKPHGQVRCIAGIVGAAVGPVRPEEPWENTRAGWLELCQHVALDYVAGARADEVAARLRAGDPVPFLLSVPSRPTGAVEPYELVERLAEYERLGVRPGPADLGQALLRCGGRVDPEAVRAAEGLGLAEGTRVAAWLRQGGLPRPAWWREREAGEAERPSRRRGARIGRRILVGHEAIEGRGAFPRQFWSLFRVFEPAISCPHWSLPDYRDAHTVATLPWHPEIAAARLLTGVASAADQDGCGSPAFLEALARADGPAGPAVHLAVAYGLAAVPEPEREAAGRALVVLASRGRLDGELLGRELTELVGLGTLRVPLLTESLRAAVTVPEGAGAVWAVLATALPGLLARTRPQVHGALLAVAADSARLSGARGELPEVTALAQRPGSSQLLRQARRLRDALAGV, encoded by the coding sequence ATGATCAAGGGGGAATTCGCCGTACCGTCACTGAGTGCGCTCGCCGACGAGGTCGCGGCCGTGCTGGCCGGTCGCCACGACCCCGGCGTGGTGCCGTTCGAACGGGTGCTCAACGCCGTGGTGAGCCACGACTTCCGGGACAGGGAAGCAGTGGCCGCCTCGCTGGGCTCCGTCCCGCGCGAGTTCAAGGTGAAGCCGCACGGGCAGGTGCGGTGCATAGCGGGCATCGTCGGCGCGGCGGTCGGTCCGGTACGGCCGGAGGAGCCCTGGGAGAACACCCGGGCGGGCTGGCTCGAACTGTGCCAGCACGTGGCGCTGGACTACGTGGCGGGCGCGCGCGCCGACGAGGTCGCCGCCCGGTTGCGGGCCGGTGACCCCGTGCCGTTCCTGCTGTCCGTACCGAGCCGGCCGACGGGCGCGGTGGAGCCGTACGAGCTGGTCGAGCGCCTCGCGGAGTACGAACGCCTCGGTGTCCGGCCCGGACCGGCGGACCTGGGGCAGGCACTGCTGCGCTGCGGCGGCCGGGTGGACCCCGAAGCGGTGCGTGCCGCGGAGGGGTTGGGGCTGGCGGAGGGGACCCGGGTGGCCGCCTGGCTGCGACAGGGCGGTCTGCCCCGGCCGGCGTGGTGGCGGGAGCGCGAAGCGGGTGAGGCCGAGCGTCCCAGCAGGCGCCGGGGAGCACGCATCGGCCGCCGGATCCTGGTGGGACACGAGGCCATCGAGGGCCGCGGCGCGTTCCCCCGACAGTTCTGGTCACTGTTCCGCGTCTTCGAGCCGGCCATCTCCTGTCCGCACTGGTCCCTGCCGGACTACCGGGACGCGCACACCGTCGCGACCCTGCCCTGGCACCCGGAGATAGCCGCGGCCCGGCTCCTGACGGGTGTCGCGTCGGCGGCCGACCAGGACGGCTGCGGCTCCCCCGCCTTCCTGGAGGCGCTCGCCCGGGCCGACGGCCCTGCCGGGCCCGCCGTGCATCTGGCCGTGGCCTACGGGCTCGCCGCCGTCCCCGAGCCCGAGCGGGAGGCCGCGGGGCGGGCGCTGGTGGTGCTGGCTTCGCGTGGCCGGCTGGACGGCGAGCTGCTGGGCCGGGAGCTGACCGAACTCGTCGGGCTGGGCACGCTGAGGGTGCCCCTGCTGACCGAGTCACTGCGGGCGGCCGTCACCGTACCGGAGGGCGCCGGGGCGGTCTGGGCGGTCCTGGCCACCGCCCTGCCCGGTCTGCTGGCCCGCACCCGGCCCCAGGTGCACGGGGCGCTGCTGGCCGTCGCGGCGGACTCCGCCCGGCTGTCGGGCGCGCGCGGCGAGCTGCCTGAGGTGACGGCGCTCGCGCAGCGACCGGGTTCGTCCCAACTCCTCAGACAGGCAAGGAGGTTGCGGGACGCGCTGGCGGGGGTCTGA
- a CDS encoding DUF2182 domain-containing protein — MTVQGAARVRPPRTAPVRRLLRPRVSLAFELAAVAAWIALVALAVTGGSHGADGAARGLGTGDPHHHVSTTHAVHDVAGSGDLAMWALMSVAMMLPAAVPALEHVGTNSLRRRRQRAMATCAAVYLAVWIGYGALLLGPAALWARLPDDVALACALALAAAWQLTVHKRRALRDCHRSSPLPPTGWRAVAGAGRFGLRQGGACLRSCWALMLVMAVASGRSGMLVWMAALTGIVMTERLARKPRRPTRLAAAALAAASLAVALPAAAGRWY, encoded by the coding sequence ATGACGGTTCAGGGTGCGGCGCGGGTACGGCCCCCGCGGACGGCGCCGGTGCGGCGGTTGCTGCGGCCGCGCGTCTCGCTCGCCTTCGAGCTGGCGGCCGTCGCCGCCTGGATCGCCCTGGTCGCCCTGGCCGTGACCGGCGGGTCGCACGGCGCCGACGGCGCGGCCCGCGGCCTCGGTACCGGGGACCCGCACCACCACGTGTCCACGACGCACGCGGTCCACGACGTCGCCGGTTCCGGGGATCTGGCGATGTGGGCGCTGATGAGCGTCGCGATGATGCTGCCGGCGGCCGTCCCTGCGCTCGAGCACGTGGGAACGAACAGCCTGCGGCGACGCCGACAGCGCGCGATGGCCACGTGCGCGGCCGTCTACCTGGCGGTCTGGATCGGATACGGCGCACTGCTCCTGGGTCCGGCAGCGCTGTGGGCGCGGCTGCCGGACGATGTCGCACTCGCCTGCGCGCTCGCCCTCGCGGCCGCCTGGCAGCTGACCGTGCACAAGCGGCGCGCCCTGCGGGACTGTCACCGTTCCTCCCCGCTGCCGCCGACGGGCTGGCGCGCGGTGGCGGGGGCGGGCCGCTTCGGTCTGCGCCAGGGTGGCGCGTGCCTGCGTTCGTGCTGGGCGCTGATGCTGGTGATGGCCGTGGCGAGCGGCAGGAGCGGGATGCTCGTGTGGATGGCCGCACTGACCGGGATCGTCATGACGGAGAGGCTGGCCCGCAAGCCGCGGCGCCCCACGCGCCTCGCCGCGGCGGCGCTCGCCGCGGCCTCCCTGGCGGTCGCCCTCCCGGCGGCCGCCGGACGGTGGTACTGA